The Parafrankia discariae genome includes a window with the following:
- a CDS encoding sugar ABC transporter permease, with amino-acid sequence MSELASGPAEPAPGPAQSNPAQPDLVQPDLVQPDLVQPDLVQPAPARPVPATGAVGAVAPGRGDAAVDPRLLFAGPGLRGLADSALRHVRAGELGSLPVIVGLVVIWTIFQFQNSNFLTSYNLTNLALQVAATGTIATGVFLVLLLGEIDLSVGWVSGLCASVMAVLSVRHGWAPVLAIVAALVVGAAVGALQGSLFAVFGVPSFVVTLAGFIAWQGVQLKVLGRDGSLNLPDSEITKLTSTFFTDATGWVIAGIAVAGYAGAQLAEVRGRRRAGLRPRPITEVAVRVVVVGGALLAAVAVLNDDRGLPLALLIFGCLVLLVDLVSRRTSYGRHLYAVGGNVEAARRAGINVRALRVSAFAAASCLAGVGGVLAAARLTSVTQASGGSDTLLNAIAAAVIGGTSLFGGRGRAWSALLGILVIGSIANGMDLLGLDQSVKFIITGSVLLAAVLLDAVARRGRQASGRG; translated from the coding sequence ATGAGTGAGCTCGCGTCCGGCCCCGCCGAGCCCGCGCCCGGCCCCGCCCAGTCCAACCCCGCCCAACCGGACCTCGTCCAACCGGACCTCGTCCAACCGGACCTCGTCCAACCGGACCTCGTCCAACCGGCCCCCGCCCGGCCGGTTCCCGCCACGGGGGCGGTCGGTGCCGTCGCGCCCGGGCGGGGCGACGCGGCGGTCGACCCGCGCCTGCTCTTCGCCGGCCCGGGCCTGCGCGGCCTGGCGGACTCGGCGCTGCGCCACGTGCGCGCGGGCGAGCTCGGATCGCTGCCGGTCATCGTCGGGCTCGTCGTGATCTGGACGATCTTCCAGTTCCAGAACTCGAACTTCCTCACCTCCTACAACCTCACGAACCTCGCCCTGCAGGTCGCGGCGACCGGGACGATCGCCACCGGCGTCTTCCTCGTCCTGCTGCTCGGCGAGATCGACCTCTCGGTCGGCTGGGTCAGCGGGCTGTGCGCGTCGGTCATGGCGGTGCTCTCGGTGCGCCACGGGTGGGCGCCGGTGCTGGCGATCGTGGCCGCGCTGGTCGTCGGCGCCGCCGTCGGCGCCCTGCAGGGCAGCCTGTTCGCCGTGTTCGGCGTCCCGTCCTTCGTCGTGACACTGGCGGGGTTTATCGCCTGGCAGGGCGTGCAGCTCAAGGTGCTCGGCCGGGACGGATCACTCAACCTGCCGGACAGCGAGATCACGAAGCTGACGTCCACCTTCTTCACCGACGCCACCGGCTGGGTGATCGCCGGGATCGCCGTGGCCGGTTACGCCGGTGCCCAGCTCGCCGAGGTCCGCGGCCGGCGGCGGGCCGGGCTGCGGCCCCGCCCGATCACGGAGGTCGCGGTGCGGGTGGTCGTGGTGGGCGGCGCGCTCCTCGCGGCCGTGGCGGTGCTCAACGACGACCGCGGGCTGCCGCTGGCGCTGCTGATCTTCGGCTGCCTGGTGCTGCTGGTGGATCTGGTATCCCGGCGGACCAGCTACGGCCGGCACCTCTACGCCGTCGGCGGCAACGTCGAGGCGGCGCGCCGGGCCGGCATCAACGTGCGCGCGCTGCGCGTCTCGGCGTTCGCCGCCGCGTCCTGCCTGGCCGGTGTCGGCGGTGTGCTCGCCGCCGCGCGGCTCACCAGCGTCACGCAGGCCTCCGGCGGCAGCGACACGCTGCTCAACGCGATCGCCGCGGCGGTGATCGGCGGGACGAGCCTGTTCGGTGGGCGCGGCCGGGCCTGGTCGGCGCTGCTCGGCATCCTGGTGATCGGTTCGATCGCCAACGGGATGGACCTGCTCGGCCTCGACCAGTCGGTCAAGTTCATCATCACCGGGTCGGTCCTGCTCGCCGCGGTGCTGCTGGACGCGGTCGCGCGCCGGGGAAGGCAGGCGAGCGGCCGCGGGTGA
- a CDS encoding ATP-binding cassette domain-containing protein — translation MSDLVKSDLVLSLRGISKRFGAVQALTDVDLDLRAGEALALVGDNGAGKSTLVKCISGVAPPSGGEIRFAGRPVRLERPQDAVALGIATVYQDLALCDNLDVVNNLFLGRERRRRVGRFAGALDEIGMERSALDLLRTLAVSIPSVRIPVASLSGGQRQSVAIARSLLGDPAVVLLDEPTAALGVAQTEQVLDLIVRLRERGLAVLVISHNLADVFAVCDRVAVLRLGRNAGTFDVGSASREDVVAAITGADTARGTGRAEVRSR, via the coding sequence ATGTCCGATCTGGTCAAGTCCGATCTGGTGCTGTCCCTACGCGGGATCTCCAAGCGTTTCGGCGCGGTGCAGGCACTCACCGACGTCGACCTGGACCTGCGGGCGGGGGAGGCGCTCGCGCTCGTCGGTGACAACGGCGCCGGCAAGTCCACGCTGGTCAAGTGCATCTCCGGCGTCGCGCCGCCGAGCGGCGGGGAGATCCGGTTCGCCGGCCGCCCCGTCCGCCTCGAACGCCCGCAGGACGCGGTGGCCCTGGGGATCGCGACCGTCTACCAGGACCTCGCGCTCTGCGACAACCTCGACGTCGTCAACAACCTCTTCCTCGGCCGGGAGCGCCGGCGGCGGGTGGGCCGGTTCGCCGGCGCGCTCGACGAGATCGGCATGGAGCGCAGCGCACTGGACCTGCTGCGCACGCTGGCGGTGAGCATCCCGAGCGTGCGCATCCCGGTCGCCTCGCTGTCCGGCGGCCAGCGGCAGTCCGTCGCGATCGCGCGCTCGCTGCTCGGTGATCCGGCGGTGGTCCTGCTCGACGAGCCGACCGCCGCGCTGGGCGTGGCGCAGACCGAGCAGGTGCTCGACCTGATCGTCCGGCTGCGCGAGCGCGGCCTGGCCGTACTCGTGATCAGCCACAACCTCGCGGACGTCTTCGCCGTGTGCGACCGCGTCGCGGTGCTCCGGCTCGGCCGCAACGCCGGCACGTTCGACGTCGGCTCCGCCTCCCGGGAGGACGTCGTGGCCGCGATCACCGGTGCCGACACGGCCCGCGGGACGGGCCGGGCGGAGGTGCGTTCGCGATGA
- a CDS encoding sugar ABC transporter substrate-binding protein, whose translation MTDNSLDDGVPRRRRPRGQAGRRRGRLLAAASVAVMVVLAAVGCTSDSSDDEAPQGGSASGSIALLLPETQTTRYESADRPYFQARIAKICPDCKVLYSNADQDSAVQQNQAEQAMTNGAKVLVLDPVDGEAAAVIARNARDRGVRVVSYDRLIQKAPVDAYISFDNEKVGQLQGQSLLDAIGERAGAGKVIMINGSQDDPNAQQFKDGALSVLEGKVTIGFDTFTPDWSPDTAGREMDQAITTVGRENIVGVYAANDGIAGAVVAALRRANVTPLPPVTGQDAELAGVQRVLAGDQHMTVYKAIRPEAEQAADLALALLRGEPVDTIATDRVDNGDGQVPSVLLEPVAVTRDTVAETVVKDGFLAKADLCAGTFAAACASAGVS comes from the coding sequence GTGACAGACAACTCGCTCGACGACGGGGTACCGCGGCGCAGGCGGCCGCGCGGCCAGGCGGGGAGACGGCGAGGTCGCCTGCTCGCGGCCGCGTCGGTGGCGGTCATGGTCGTTCTGGCCGCCGTGGGATGTACGTCGGACTCCTCCGACGACGAGGCGCCCCAGGGAGGATCCGCGAGCGGGAGCATCGCCCTCCTCTTACCCGAGACCCAGACGACCCGGTACGAATCGGCCGACCGCCCCTACTTCCAGGCCCGGATCGCGAAGATCTGCCCCGACTGCAAGGTGCTGTACTCGAACGCCGACCAGGACTCGGCCGTCCAGCAGAACCAGGCCGAGCAGGCCATGACCAACGGCGCCAAGGTCCTCGTGCTGGACCCGGTGGACGGTGAGGCCGCGGCGGTGATCGCCCGCAACGCGCGGGACCGCGGCGTGCGGGTGGTCTCCTACGACCGGCTCATCCAGAAGGCGCCCGTCGACGCCTACATCTCCTTCGACAACGAGAAGGTCGGCCAGCTCCAGGGCCAGTCGCTCCTCGACGCGATCGGCGAGCGGGCCGGCGCCGGCAAGGTCATCATGATCAACGGTTCGCAGGACGACCCCAACGCCCAGCAGTTCAAGGACGGCGCCCTGTCGGTCCTGGAGGGCAAGGTGACGATCGGCTTCGACACGTTCACGCCCGACTGGTCCCCCGACACCGCCGGGCGGGAGATGGACCAGGCGATCACCACCGTCGGCCGGGAGAACATCGTCGGGGTCTACGCCGCGAACGACGGCATCGCCGGTGCCGTCGTCGCCGCGCTGCGCCGGGCGAACGTGACCCCGCTGCCGCCCGTCACCGGACAGGACGCCGAGCTCGCCGGAGTGCAGCGGGTACTCGCCGGTGATCAGCACATGACCGTCTACAAGGCCATCCGCCCCGAGGCGGAGCAGGCGGCCGACCTGGCGCTCGCGCTGCTGCGCGGCGAGCCCGTCGACACGATCGCGACCGATCGCGTCGACAACGGCGACGGCCAGGTCCCCTCCGTCCTGCTGGAACCGGTCGCGGTCACCCGGGACACCGTCGCCGAGACGGTGGTCAAGGACGGCTTCCTCGCCAAGGCCGACCTGTGCGCCGGCACCTTCGCGGCGGCCTGCGCGTCCGCCGGCGTCTCCTGA
- a CDS encoding class I SAM-dependent RNA methyltransferase, whose protein sequence is MERTGRPPRHRAGDAARDRPERADRPERADRTDRVARPVPVPPGELVELEVGQVAHRGLCVARAGGRVVFVRHALPGERVRARITDVSHDRYWRADAVEILVASPDRVAAPCPHARPGGCGGCDWQHATPAAQRRLKARVVEDALRRLAGLDRAVLVEALPSEGPDGLGWRTRMRFSRTPDGGVGLRAHRSHEVVPTPDCRIAHPLLAQVIADPAFLTGPGSAEVTGQAVELVAMPGAAVAYSTRSGGWRVTGTGSVTGTGSVTGTGSAAGDSAGAEGAERAAADRAEPALVEPAPVEVVETVEGREFRLEPGVFWQVHPAAAATLVAAVRAAAAAAPGDTALDLYCGAGLFAAFLAEAVGPAGRVIALESDEAAVRSAARSLADLPWVSLRSLRVTPATVRGLVGAEPGSPRRAVDVAVLDPPRTGAGREVMAELLAHRPRRVVYVACDPAALARDVAVAATEGYQLTELRAFDLFPMTSHVECVATLEPTPAGWAGSGDAEPTR, encoded by the coding sequence GTGGAGCGCACCGGGCGGCCGCCGCGACACCGCGCCGGTGACGCCGCCCGGGACCGTCCCGAGCGGGCTGACCGTCCCGAGCGCGCTGACCGGACCGACCGGGTGGCGCGCCCCGTCCCCGTCCCGCCCGGTGAGCTGGTGGAGCTCGAGGTCGGCCAGGTCGCGCACCGTGGGCTCTGCGTGGCCCGTGCCGGCGGCCGGGTCGTGTTCGTGCGGCACGCCCTGCCCGGCGAGCGGGTACGGGCCCGGATCACCGACGTCTCCCACGACCGGTACTGGCGGGCCGACGCCGTCGAGATCCTCGTCGCCTCCCCCGACCGGGTGGCGGCGCCCTGCCCGCACGCGCGCCCCGGCGGCTGCGGGGGGTGCGACTGGCAGCACGCCACCCCGGCCGCGCAGCGCCGACTCAAGGCGCGGGTGGTCGAGGACGCGCTGCGGCGGCTGGCCGGGCTCGACCGCGCCGTGCTGGTGGAGGCGCTGCCGTCGGAGGGACCCGACGGGCTGGGCTGGCGCACCAGGATGCGCTTCTCGCGGACGCCCGACGGCGGCGTCGGGCTGCGCGCGCACCGCTCCCACGAGGTGGTGCCCACACCCGACTGCAGGATCGCCCATCCGCTGCTCGCCCAGGTGATCGCCGACCCCGCCTTTCTGACCGGCCCCGGCTCGGCCGAGGTCACCGGCCAGGCGGTGGAGCTCGTGGCGATGCCGGGCGCGGCCGTGGCGTACTCGACGCGGTCCGGAGGGTGGCGCGTCACCGGGACCGGCTCCGTCACCGGGACCGGCTCCGTCACCGGGACCGGCTCCGCCGCCGGCGACTCCGCCGGGGCCGAGGGCGCCGAGCGGGCCGCCGCCGACCGTGCCGAGCCCGCGCTGGTCGAGCCGGCGCCGGTAGAGGTGGTCGAGACGGTCGAAGGCCGCGAGTTCCGGCTGGAGCCGGGGGTCTTCTGGCAGGTCCACCCGGCCGCCGCGGCGACCCTGGTGGCCGCGGTGCGCGCGGCGGCCGCCGCCGCGCCGGGGGACACCGCCCTCGACCTGTACTGCGGGGCCGGGCTGTTCGCCGCGTTCCTCGCCGAGGCGGTCGGACCGGCCGGTCGGGTCATCGCGCTGGAGTCCGACGAGGCCGCCGTCCGCTCCGCCGCGCGGAGCCTGGCGGACCTGCCCTGGGTGTCGCTGCGTTCGCTGCGGGTGACCCCGGCGACGGTACGCGGCCTCGTCGGCGCCGAGCCCGGTTCGCCCCGGCGGGCGGTGGACGTGGCGGTGCTCGACCCGCCGCGGACCGGCGCCGGCCGCGAGGTCATGGCCGAGCTCCTCGCGCACCGGCCGCGCCGGGTCGTCTACGTGGCGTGCGACCCCGCCGCGCTCGCGCGGGACGTCGCGGTCGCGGCGACCGAGGGGTATCAACTCACCGAACTCCGCGCGTTCGACCTGTTCCCGATGACCTCGCACGTGGAGTGCGTGGCCACCCTGGAACCCACGCCGGCGGGCTGGGCCGGCTCCGGGGACGCGGAGCCGACGCGATGA
- a CDS encoding APC family permease, with protein sequence MALTDRLKRGFVGRPIGSDRLGETLLPKRVALPVFASDALSSVSYASEEILLVLALGGLTLLHYTPWIAAAVVILMLTVVASYRQNVHAYPSGGGDYEVASVNLGPRAGLMVGSALLVDYVLTVAVSVSAGVANLTSAATGLAEHKVLIASLLVVLLTLVNLRGVRESGSAFAVPSYAFILGILVMIVIGLVKTALGHAPRAESAGYEVRPEQNFAGLALLFLVLRAFASGCTALTGVEAISNGVPAFRRPKSRNAATTLLMMGVIAVTMFVGVTALALISDVHIAENPADLIGAHGEQRTVIAQIAAAVFGDGSVGFVYVAAVTTLILILAANTAFNGFPVLGSILARDGYLPRQLHTRGDRLAYSNGIVLLAGFAILLIVVFDAQVTALIQLYILGVFISFTLSQTGMVRHWARLLRESDPAAIDGSAPLAAGVERGGERTSERSAERGGDPLAGGVPLDAGLRRRIRRYQAISFLGAGLTGAVLILVLLTKFTRGAWIVCIAIPVIYLGMQAIRRHYDRVATELTPEPGPPTLPSRVHGVVLVSKIHAPTLRALAYAKATKPHTLVAVTVAVDPAETERLRQAWEERGIKIDLVVLASPYREVTRPVLDYVARIRRESPRDVTAVFVPEYVVGRWWEHLLHNQSALRLKARLLFQPGVMMISVPWQLASSSHAQTRQESVGAGAVRRGSAAPPAHFRPGLRGPQPGGTGDGDAAVPAKPPAGSSAPPPGDAP encoded by the coding sequence GTGGCGCTCACAGACCGACTGAAGCGCGGATTCGTCGGTCGCCCCATCGGCTCGGACCGACTCGGTGAGACATTGCTGCCCAAGCGGGTCGCGCTCCCCGTGTTCGCCAGCGACGCGCTCTCCTCCGTCTCCTACGCGTCCGAGGAGATCCTGCTCGTCCTCGCGCTCGGCGGCCTCACGCTGCTGCACTACACGCCGTGGATCGCGGCCGCGGTCGTCATCCTGATGCTGACCGTGGTGGCGTCCTACCGGCAGAACGTGCACGCCTACCCCAGCGGTGGCGGCGACTACGAGGTGGCCTCGGTCAACCTCGGCCCGCGCGCGGGCCTGATGGTCGGCAGCGCCCTGCTGGTGGACTACGTGCTCACCGTCGCCGTGTCGGTCTCGGCGGGTGTCGCGAACCTGACCTCGGCGGCGACGGGGCTCGCCGAGCACAAGGTGCTCATCGCCAGCCTGCTGGTCGTGCTGCTCACGCTGGTCAACCTGCGCGGTGTGCGCGAGTCCGGGTCGGCGTTCGCCGTGCCGTCGTACGCGTTCATCCTCGGCATCCTCGTGATGATCGTGATTGGGCTGGTGAAGACCGCCCTCGGCCACGCCCCGCGGGCCGAGAGCGCCGGGTACGAGGTCCGCCCGGAACAGAACTTCGCCGGCCTGGCCCTGCTCTTCCTGGTCCTGCGGGCGTTCGCGTCGGGCTGCACGGCGCTGACCGGCGTCGAGGCGATCAGCAACGGCGTGCCCGCGTTCCGCCGGCCGAAGAGCCGCAACGCCGCCACCACGCTGCTGATGATGGGCGTCATCGCCGTCACGATGTTCGTCGGCGTGACGGCGCTGGCCCTGATCTCGGACGTCCACATCGCCGAGAACCCGGCGGATCTCATCGGGGCGCACGGCGAGCAGCGGACCGTCATCGCCCAGATCGCGGCCGCGGTGTTCGGGGACGGCTCGGTGGGCTTCGTCTACGTGGCCGCGGTGACCACGCTCATCCTGATCCTGGCGGCCAACACCGCCTTCAACGGTTTCCCGGTGCTCGGCTCGATCCTCGCGCGCGACGGCTACCTGCCCCGCCAGCTGCACACCCGCGGCGACCGGCTCGCCTACTCCAACGGGATCGTGCTGCTGGCCGGCTTCGCGATCCTGCTCATCGTCGTGTTCGACGCGCAGGTCACGGCGCTGATCCAGCTCTACATCCTGGGCGTTTTCATCTCGTTCACCCTCAGCCAGACCGGGATGGTCCGGCACTGGGCCCGGTTGTTGCGCGAATCCGACCCGGCCGCCATCGACGGCTCCGCCCCGCTGGCGGCGGGTGTGGAGCGTGGCGGCGAACGGACTTCGGAGCGGTCCGCCGAGCGCGGCGGTGACCCGCTGGCCGGCGGTGTGCCGCTGGACGCGGGCCTGCGCCGCAGGATCCGCCGCTACCAGGCCATCAGCTTCCTCGGGGCCGGTCTGACCGGGGCCGTGCTCATCCTCGTGCTGCTCACCAAGTTCACCCGCGGGGCCTGGATCGTCTGCATCGCGATCCCGGTGATCTACCTGGGCATGCAGGCCATCCGCCGGCACTACGACCGGGTCGCCACCGAGCTGACGCCCGAGCCCGGGCCGCCGACGTTGCCGTCCCGGGTGCACGGGGTCGTCCTGGTCAGCAAGATCCACGCGCCGACCCTGCGCGCGCTGGCCTACGCGAAGGCCACGAAGCCGCACACGCTGGTCGCCGTGACCGTGGCCGTCGACCCGGCGGAGACGGAGCGGCTGCGCCAGGCCTGGGAGGAACGCGGTATCAAGATCGACCTCGTCGTGCTGGCGTCGCCGTACCGGGAGGTGACCCGTCCGGTGCTCGACTACGTCGCCCGCATCCGGCGGGAGAGCCCGCGCGACGTGACGGCGGTGTTCGTCCCGGAGTACGTCGTCGGGCGCTGGTGGGAGCACCTGCTGCACAACCAGAGCGCGCTGCGGCTCAAGGCCCGGCTGCTCTTCCAGCCCGGGGTCATGATGATCAGCGTGCCGTGGCAGCTCGCGTCCAGCTCGCACGCGCAGACCAGGCAGGAGTCGGTCGGCGCGGGCGCGGTCAGGCGGGGTAGCGCGGCCCCGCCCGCGCACTTCCGGCCCGGACTCCGGGGTCCCCAGCCGGGAGGCACGGGCGACGGTGACGCCGCCGTGCCCGCGAAGCCGCCGGCCGGCTCGAGCGCGCCGCCGCCCGGGGACGCCCCGTGA
- a CDS encoding potassium channel family protein has translation MHVVILGCGRVGSSLAGAVQRLGHSVAVIDQNPAAFNRLSAGFGGRTVTGMGFDRDTLVEAGIAEAAAFAAVSSGDNSNIISARVAREMFGVERVVARIYDPRRAEVYERLGIPTVATVRWTRDQILGRLVPDAVTPEWTDTSGSVLLTAVTPARGWVGRRLTELESRAEVRVACVTRFGDGLLPDGRTMVQDGDVLHIAVTKARATEADAIIRTGPDHD, from the coding sequence GTGCACGTCGTGATCCTCGGCTGCGGCCGGGTCGGCTCATCCCTGGCTGGTGCCGTCCAACGGCTCGGCCACTCGGTGGCTGTCATCGATCAGAACCCGGCCGCGTTCAATCGCCTGTCGGCCGGCTTCGGCGGGCGGACGGTGACCGGCATGGGTTTCGACCGGGACACCCTCGTCGAGGCCGGTATCGCCGAGGCGGCCGCGTTCGCCGCGGTCTCCAGCGGGGACAACTCGAACATCATCTCCGCCCGGGTCGCCCGGGAGATGTTCGGCGTGGAGCGGGTGGTGGCCCGCATCTACGATCCCCGGCGGGCCGAGGTCTACGAACGCCTCGGCATCCCCACCGTCGCCACGGTCCGCTGGACCCGCGACCAGATCCTCGGTCGCCTCGTCCCGGACGCCGTCACTCCCGAGTGGACGGACACGTCCGGCTCGGTGCTGCTCACGGCGGTCACGCCGGCGCGCGGCTGGGTGGGACGGCGGCTCACCGAGCTGGAGTCACGGGCCGAGGTCCGGGTGGCCTGCGTGACCCGCTTCGGCGACGGCCTACTCCCCGACGGGCGGACCATGGTGCAGGACGGCGACGTCCTCCACATCGCGGTCACCAAGGCGCGGGCCACCGAGGCGGACGCGATCATCCGCACCGGCCCCGACCACGACTGA
- a CDS encoding potassium channel family protein, which yields MTADPDGRTGGTGQGGADAGQGGGSERSGGSDRIGAANRRVAIAGAGKVGRSIAAELLENGSEVLIIERDPNKIRRDALPAAGWLLADACELSSLDGAGLDCCAVMVAATGDDKVNLVVSLLAKTEFGVPRVVARVNHPKNEWLFTESWGVDVAVSAPRMLTALVEEAVSVGDLVRLMKFRQGDASLVELTLTADAPVVGRRLGDVDLPPDSAVVVILRDGNAVVPSPDSTLEPGDEVLAVATTSEAEESLAALLGAVPAADGRNERVSGVL from the coding sequence ATGACGGCGGATCCGGACGGGCGGACCGGGGGCACCGGCCAGGGCGGCGCCGACGCCGGCCAGGGCGGCGGTTCCGAGCGGAGCGGGGGCTCCGACCGGATCGGCGCGGCGAACCGGCGGGTGGCGATCGCGGGCGCCGGCAAGGTCGGCCGCTCGATCGCCGCCGAGCTGCTGGAGAACGGCTCCGAGGTGCTCATCATCGAGCGCGACCCGAACAAGATCCGTCGGGACGCGCTGCCCGCGGCGGGCTGGCTGCTCGCCGACGCCTGCGAGCTGTCCTCTCTCGACGGCGCCGGCCTGGACTGCTGTGCGGTGATGGTCGCCGCCACCGGCGACGACAAGGTCAACCTCGTGGTCTCCCTGTTGGCGAAGACCGAGTTCGGCGTGCCCAGGGTGGTCGCGCGGGTCAACCATCCCAAGAACGAGTGGTTGTTCACCGAGTCCTGGGGCGTCGACGTGGCCGTCTCCGCGCCGCGCATGCTGACCGCGCTGGTCGAGGAGGCGGTGAGCGTCGGCGACCTGGTGCGCCTGATGAAGTTCCGCCAGGGCGACGCCTCCCTGGTCGAGCTCACCCTGACCGCGGACGCGCCGGTCGTGGGCCGGCGGCTGGGTGACGTCGACCTCCCGCCGGACTCCGCCGTCGTCGTGATCCTGCGGGACGGGAACGCGGTGGTCCCGTCGCCGGACAGCACGCTCGAGCCGGGCGACGAGGTGCTGGCGGTCGCGACCACGAGCGAGGCCGAGGAGAGTCTCGCGGCGCTGCTCGGCGCCGTTCCCGCCGCCGACGGCCGGAACGAGCGTGTCTCCGGGGTGCTCTGA
- a CDS encoding DUF3159 domain-containing protein — MPNPVTGGPGVPGATGVPDDPAGPEDGDGRSGKAGGRSGKAGGRSGKAGGRSGGFGGRGTGGEQPVTLAEAVGGPRGIIDSAIPTVAFVTVNAEAGLTAGIIVAIAAAVGLVVLRMVRHEPVQQAFSGLFAVGFAAFIASRTGSAEGFFLPSIAKNAVCAVVGLGSVLVGRPVGGYVMAGFDQRYSDWRETPSVRRAAIWATFVWIAVFTARFAIQGVLYLAGESGWLAAANIVLGLPLFGAAVLATFAIVRRLAPPADDEPSGEDGPAGEPGQLAAGVPND, encoded by the coding sequence GTGCCGAACCCGGTGACGGGTGGCCCGGGTGTCCCCGGTGCCACCGGTGTCCCTGACGATCCGGCCGGGCCCGAGGACGGCGACGGCCGGTCCGGCAAGGCCGGTGGCCGGTCCGGCAAGGCCGGCGGCCGGTCCGGCAAGGCCGGCGGCCGGTCCGGTGGGTTCGGCGGCCGCGGTACCGGCGGTGAACAGCCGGTCACGCTGGCCGAGGCCGTGGGTGGCCCGCGGGGGATCATCGACAGTGCCATACCGACGGTGGCGTTCGTCACCGTCAACGCCGAGGCCGGTCTCACGGCCGGGATCATCGTCGCGATCGCGGCGGCGGTCGGGCTCGTGGTGCTGCGGATGGTGCGGCACGAACCCGTCCAGCAGGCGTTCTCCGGGCTGTTCGCGGTCGGGTTCGCCGCCTTCATCGCCTCCCGCACAGGCAGCGCCGAGGGCTTCTTCCTGCCCTCGATAGCGAAGAACGCAGTCTGCGCCGTCGTCGGCCTCGGCTCGGTGCTCGTCGGGCGTCCCGTGGGCGGCTACGTGATGGCCGGCTTCGACCAGCGCTACTCCGACTGGCGGGAGACACCGTCCGTCCGGCGGGCGGCGATCTGGGCCACCTTCGTCTGGATCGCGGTGTTCACCGCGCGGTTCGCGATCCAGGGCGTGCTCTACCTCGCGGGGGAGTCCGGCTGGCTCGCGGCGGCGAACATCGTGCTGGGCCTGCCGTTGTTCGGCGCGGCCGTGCTTGCCACCTTCGCGATCGTCCGGCGCCTCGCCCCGCCGGCCGATGACGAGCCGTCCGGGGAGGACGGGCCGGCCGGCGAGCCGGGCCAACTCGCCGCGGGCGTCCCGAACGACTGA
- a CDS encoding OB-fold nucleic acid binding domain-containing protein, which translates to MGEGRGWLGRRFHRLTADNQELEDEELRQASVAAGADPMHACRDREEACVAGSIRSVTVRARSGAPSLEVDLYDGSGTVTLVFLGRKHIAGIEAGRSVKASGRVVVRDERTTMFNPRYELLPASSTSA; encoded by the coding sequence GTGGGCGAGGGGCGCGGCTGGTTGGGACGACGGTTCCACCGGCTGACAGCGGACAACCAGGAACTTGAGGATGAGGAGCTGCGGCAGGCGTCGGTCGCCGCCGGGGCGGACCCGATGCACGCCTGTCGGGACCGGGAGGAGGCCTGCGTCGCCGGATCAATACGTTCGGTAACCGTCCGGGCGCGTTCGGGGGCGCCGAGCCTGGAGGTCGACCTCTATGATGGAAGCGGCACCGTGACCCTCGTGTTCCTCGGTCGCAAGCACATCGCGGGTATTGAGGCCGGTCGATCGGTCAAGGCCTCCGGCCGTGTCGTCGTGCGCGACGAGCGAACCACGATGTTCAACCCCCGCTACGAGCTGCTGCCAGCCTCCTCGACCAGCGCCTGA
- a CDS encoding DUF3710 domain-containing protein has translation MFGRGRRSSAAAAVDERVAEPDDVDLVGPFDSEEAPADDVHRLDLGALRVPALRGVQVQFQVEESTGKPLTVVVTDGRSAMELAVFAAPKTSPLWDDVRTEILETVRDTGGSEVEGPYGLELRLRLPTSRPGETVPGRMIGVDGPRWFLRAVVTGAAGQDPSAGPLLDETLSGIIVVRGDSAMPVRDPLPLRLPKEVSEHPDGPAAEADQRADSSPAVPVPGVRISETR, from the coding sequence GTGTTCGGTCGGGGTCGTAGGTCGTCGGCCGCCGCGGCGGTCGACGAGCGGGTGGCGGAGCCGGACGACGTCGACCTGGTCGGCCCGTTCGACTCCGAGGAGGCACCCGCCGACGACGTGCACCGGCTCGACCTCGGGGCGCTGCGGGTACCGGCGCTGCGCGGCGTCCAGGTGCAGTTCCAGGTGGAGGAGTCGACCGGCAAGCCGCTCACCGTCGTCGTGACGGACGGGCGCAGCGCCATGGAGCTCGCGGTGTTCGCGGCGCCGAAGACCAGCCCGTTGTGGGACGACGTCCGCACGGAGATCCTGGAGACGGTGCGGGACACCGGCGGCAGCGAGGTCGAGGGCCCGTACGGCCTGGAGCTGCGGCTGCGGCTGCCCACGAGCCGGCCGGGGGAGACCGTGCCCGGGCGGATGATCGGCGTCGACGGGCCCCGCTGGTTCCTGCGGGCCGTCGTGACCGGCGCGGCCGGGCAGGACCCGTCGGCCGGCCCGCTGCTCGACGAGACGCTCAGCGGCATCATCGTGGTCCGTGGTGACTCGGCGATGCCGGTGCGGGATCCGCTGCCGCTGCGGCTGCCGAAGGAGGTCTCCGAGCATCCGGACGGGCCCGCCGCGGAGGCCGACCAGCGCGCGGACTCCAGCCCCGCGGTCCCGGTTCCCGGGGTGCGGATCAGCGAGACCCGCTGA